The following are from one region of the Segatella oris genome:
- a CDS encoding L-rhamnose isomerase, whose translation MKTESIEKAYAYAKERYAVVGVDTDRAIELLKRTPISLHCWQADDVIGFERNEALSGGIQTTGNYPGRARNMEEVRQDILFVKSLLGGNQRLNLHETYGDFGGKLVDRDQVEVKHFQSWIDWAKENNMKLDFNSTSFSHPKSGNLSLANPDKGIRDFWIEHTKRCRKIADAMGKAQGDPCIMNIWVHDGSKDLTVERMRYRQIMAESLDEILAEKLDGVKNCLEAKLFGIGLESYTVGSHDFIAGYCATRKLMYTLDTGHYEQTENVSDMVASLLLFVPELMLHVSRPVRWDSDHVTIMNDQTLDLFKELVRAEALDRAHIGLDYFDASINRIGAYVVGTRATQKCLLQAFLEPIGQLRSYEDADKGFERLALLEEAKSLPFGAVYDYFNLTSNVPVGEEFIPVIEQYEKDVLTKRG comes from the coding sequence ATGAAAACAGAAAGTATTGAGAAAGCTTACGCATACGCGAAAGAACGCTATGCAGTAGTGGGTGTAGACACAGACAGAGCTATTGAACTTCTAAAAAGAACTCCTATCTCTCTACATTGCTGGCAAGCTGATGATGTGATTGGTTTCGAGCGCAATGAAGCGCTCTCCGGGGGAATCCAAACAACCGGTAACTATCCGGGGCGTGCCCGAAACATGGAGGAAGTGCGTCAGGATATCCTTTTTGTCAAAAGTTTGCTGGGAGGCAATCAGCGCTTGAATCTTCATGAAACGTATGGTGACTTCGGTGGCAAATTGGTAGATCGCGATCAGGTAGAAGTCAAGCATTTCCAAAGTTGGATAGATTGGGCGAAGGAGAATAATATGAAGCTTGATTTCAACTCAACCAGTTTTTCTCATCCGAAGAGTGGCAATCTATCGTTGGCCAATCCCGACAAGGGTATCCGAGATTTCTGGATTGAACATACTAAGCGTTGCCGCAAGATAGCCGATGCTATGGGTAAGGCACAGGGCGACCCTTGTATCATGAATATTTGGGTACATGACGGTAGTAAGGACTTGACTGTTGAGCGGATGCGTTATCGTCAGATTATGGCCGAGAGCTTAGATGAGATATTGGCTGAAAAACTTGACGGTGTGAAGAACTGTTTGGAAGCAAAACTTTTCGGTATCGGTTTGGAAAGTTACACTGTCGGATCGCATGACTTTATTGCCGGCTATTGTGCTACACGCAAACTGATGTACACCCTCGATACAGGGCATTATGAGCAAACAGAGAATGTCAGCGATATGGTTGCATCACTTCTTCTTTTTGTTCCGGAACTGATGCTCCACGTAAGCCGTCCCGTGCGTTGGGACTCCGATCATGTAACCATCATGAACGATCAAACACTCGATTTGTTCAAAGAGTTGGTGCGTGCAGAAGCGCTTGACCGTGCACATATCGGATTGGATTACTTCGATGCTTCCATCAATCGTATCGGTGCATATGTCGTTGGTACGCGGGCCACACAGAAGTGTTTGTTGCAGGCTTTCTTGGAACCTATCGGGCAACTCCGTTCCTACGAAGATGCCGACAAGGGATTTGAGCGTTTGGCCTTGTTAGAGGAAGCAAAGAGTCTGCCTTTCGGTGCAGTCTACGATTATTTCAATTTGACAAGCAATGTGCCTGTCGGCGAGGAATTTATTCCAGTCATTGAACAATATGAAAAGGATGTGTTGACTAAACGCGGATAA
- a CDS encoding 2-oxoacid:acceptor oxidoreductase subunit alpha, with the protein MKGLEVKELKQVVIRFSGDSGDGMQLAGTIFSLVSATSGNSISTLQDYPADIRAPQGSLTGVSGYQVKIGDEEVHTPGDKCDVLVAMNAAALKTQIQYASPTATIIINIDSFKEEDLRKAEFKTNNYLKELGIKADHVVACPITTMVKACLKGEDIAPKTVLKCRNMFALGIVCWLFNRSRKKVVDYIAHKFKDKPQIADCNIRVLHAGYDYGHNTHASVPATYRIESIHKKPGRYMDITGNKALSYGLIAAAERANLPLFLGSYPITPATDILIELSKHKSLGIVTMQCEDELAACASAIGASFAGSLAVTSTSGPGICLKSEAINLAVMDELPLVIIDVTRGGPSTGLPTKTEQSDLLQVLFGRNGDSPMPVIAPISPTDCFHSAYLACQIAVQHMTPVIVLSDAYIANGSGSWRLPIVTELPEIRPHKVKANSTTPYSPYQRAPESLARYWATPGMQGCEHVVGGLEKDNETGSISNKPDNHALMTRLRAEKVARIPVSDIHVLGDKNDADLLIVGFGGTFGHLYTAMEELRKHGRKVALAHFRVINPLPKNTAEVFRSYPKVVVAEQNMGQFAGYLRMKIDGFCPRQYNEVKGQPFMVDALVTTFQQIIDE; encoded by the coding sequence ATGAAAGGACTTGAAGTAAAGGAACTCAAACAAGTGGTCATCCGCTTTTCAGGCGACTCGGGAGATGGCATGCAATTGGCCGGAACTATATTCTCCTTGGTATCGGCAACGTCTGGAAACAGCATTTCAACTCTACAAGATTATCCTGCCGACATACGTGCTCCGCAAGGTTCTCTGACTGGAGTCAGTGGCTATCAAGTAAAGATTGGCGATGAAGAAGTACATACTCCGGGCGACAAATGTGACGTGCTTGTAGCCATGAATGCAGCTGCTTTGAAAACACAGATACAGTATGCTTCACCTACAGCTACTATCATCATCAACATTGATTCGTTTAAGGAAGAAGACCTTCGAAAGGCAGAATTCAAGACAAACAACTATCTCAAAGAACTCGGAATCAAGGCAGACCACGTGGTAGCCTGCCCTATAACGACTATGGTCAAGGCCTGCTTGAAAGGCGAAGACATTGCCCCTAAGACGGTTCTTAAATGCAGAAACATGTTTGCCTTGGGCATAGTTTGCTGGCTTTTCAACCGTAGTCGCAAGAAAGTTGTTGACTATATCGCCCATAAGTTCAAGGACAAACCACAGATTGCCGACTGCAACATCCGTGTACTTCATGCCGGATACGACTACGGGCACAACACCCATGCGTCGGTTCCTGCCACCTATCGCATCGAATCTATTCACAAAAAGCCGGGCCGCTACATGGACATCACGGGCAACAAAGCCCTGTCCTACGGTCTCATTGCTGCAGCAGAAAGAGCCAACTTGCCGCTCTTTCTCGGCAGTTACCCCATTACTCCCGCCACAGATATCCTCATTGAGCTGTCTAAACACAAGTCACTTGGCATCGTTACCATGCAATGTGAAGACGAATTGGCAGCCTGCGCATCGGCTATCGGAGCTTCTTTTGCCGGCTCACTTGCTGTTACTTCGACCTCCGGACCAGGCATCTGTCTCAAGTCGGAGGCTATAAATCTGGCGGTTATGGACGAACTTCCACTCGTCATTATTGATGTTACACGCGGTGGTCCCTCTACAGGTTTGCCCACAAAGACCGAACAAAGCGACCTACTTCAAGTGCTCTTCGGGCGCAATGGAGACAGTCCGATGCCGGTTATTGCCCCAATATCGCCCACAGATTGCTTTCACTCGGCTTATTTAGCCTGTCAGATTGCAGTGCAACACATGACACCTGTCATCGTACTGAGCGATGCTTACATCGCCAATGGCTCGGGATCATGGCGCCTCCCCATTGTAACTGAACTGCCGGAGATACGTCCTCACAAGGTAAAAGCCAACTCAACAACCCCTTACAGTCCTTATCAACGCGCCCCGGAGAGCCTCGCCCGCTATTGGGCTACGCCCGGAATGCAGGGCTGCGAGCATGTTGTTGGCGGATTGGAAAAGGACAATGAGACCGGAAGCATATCCAACAAACCCGATAACCACGCCCTGATGACACGGTTAAGAGCCGAGAAAGTGGCCCGAATTCCAGTATCTGACATCCACGTCCTGGGGGATAAGAACGATGCAGACCTATTGATAGTCGGCTTCGGAGGCACCTTCGGACACCTTTATACAGCCATGGAAGAGCTGCGAAAGCATGGGCGTAAGGTGGCATTGGCACACTTTCGAGTCATCAATCCGCTGCCCAAGAACACGGCAGAAGTGTTCAGAAGCTACCCCAAAGTGGTGGTGGCAGAACAGAACATGGGGCAGTTTGCAGGCTATCTGCGCATGAAAATCGATGGTTTCTGCCCAAGACAATACAATGAAGTGAAAGGACAACCATTCATGGTCGATGCTCTTGTCACTACATTTCAACAGATTATCGACGAATAA
- a CDS encoding L-rhamnose/proton symporter RhaT: MSIVIGLIIIAIGAFCQSSCYVPINRIKAWSWESYWLVQGVFAWLVLPLLGALLAVPSGHSLFELFTASNMFNICMTILFGVLWGVGGLTFGLSMRYLGVALGQSISLGTCAGLGTILGPVMLNFFYPEGHHLEKLTGSVLIGVVVTLLGIAVIGIAGSMKSAQLSEEEKREAVKDFNFPKGIAIALLAGFMSACFNVGLEFGSGLHFAETSGLFLTLPATLLVTLGGFVTNAGYCLWQNQKNRTWGDYGNRKVWTNNILFCLLAGALWYSQFFGLALGKGFLTESPVLITFSFCILMALDVVFSNVWGIILKEWKGCGRKTIATLIVGIIVLIVSSFLPQLL; this comes from the coding sequence ATGAGCATTGTTATCGGACTTATCATCATAGCCATTGGTGCTTTCTGCCAATCAAGCTGCTATGTTCCCATCAATCGTATTAAAGCGTGGAGTTGGGAGAGCTATTGGCTTGTGCAGGGAGTATTTGCATGGCTGGTGCTCCCTCTGTTGGGAGCTTTGCTTGCCGTTCCATCGGGACACTCATTGTTCGAACTCTTTACCGCAAGTAACATGTTCAATATCTGCATGACGATTCTCTTCGGAGTACTCTGGGGAGTAGGCGGGCTCACTTTCGGGCTTTCCATGCGTTATCTTGGCGTTGCACTCGGGCAGAGCATTTCTTTGGGCACTTGTGCCGGACTGGGTACGATACTCGGTCCGGTCATGTTGAACTTCTTTTATCCTGAGGGACATCATTTGGAGAAACTGACAGGTTCTGTGCTCATCGGAGTTGTTGTGACGTTGCTGGGGATTGCCGTTATCGGCATAGCCGGTTCGATGAAGTCTGCACAGCTCAGCGAAGAAGAGAAGCGCGAGGCTGTCAAGGATTTCAACTTCCCCAAAGGCATAGCCATCGCACTCTTAGCCGGTTTTATGAGTGCCTGCTTCAATGTAGGACTGGAGTTTGGGAGCGGATTGCACTTTGCCGAAACGTCGGGCTTGTTCTTGACGCTGCCCGCCACACTGCTTGTTACACTTGGCGGGTTTGTTACCAACGCCGGCTATTGCCTTTGGCAAAATCAGAAGAACCGCACTTGGGGTGATTACGGAAACAGAAAAGTGTGGACCAACAATATCCTTTTCTGTCTTTTGGCCGGTGCGTTATGGTACAGTCAGTTCTTTGGATTGGCATTAGGCAAGGGCTTCCTCACAGAATCACCCGTGCTTATCACGTTCTCTTTCTGTATCTTGATGGCGCTCGACGTAGTCTTCTCAAATGTGTGGGGCATTATTTTGAAAGAATGGAAAGGTTGCGGGCGAAAGACAATCGCTACACTTATTGTGGGCATCATTGTTCTGATTGTTTCTTCGTTCCTGCCCCAATTATTATGA
- a CDS encoding helix-turn-helix domain-containing protein, with the protein MGYSQTLQYLIDNEQDACWGLTVNGVGFQHIDSGEIYPPKNHPQEYSFLTDRGRRLNEYQFIYITAGRGVFRSEHCDQTEIKEGDMFLLFPHEWHSYQPDPETGWNEYWIGFRGQNIDGRISNGFFSPREPIFHVGLHDELVQVFRNAITIAKEQHVGFQQMLAGTANMVQGYAYAFNRHNKFADREIIDQMRKAKVIMMERLADDITPIMVAEEINMGYSRFRQVFRKFTGYAPLQYIQEIRLTKGKQLLANTNLSLADIAYQVGYESVDYFSTTFRKKNGITPTAYRKSVRR; encoded by the coding sequence ATGGGTTATAGCCAAACATTACAATATCTTATTGACAACGAGCAGGATGCTTGTTGGGGATTGACGGTCAATGGTGTTGGTTTTCAGCATATAGATTCTGGTGAAATCTATCCCCCCAAAAATCATCCACAGGAATATTCTTTTCTGACGGACAGAGGTAGACGGCTAAATGAATATCAGTTTATCTACATTACAGCAGGGAGAGGTGTCTTTCGTTCAGAGCATTGTGATCAGACAGAAATCAAGGAAGGGGATATGTTCCTATTGTTTCCCCATGAATGGCACAGCTATCAGCCCGACCCAGAAACCGGATGGAATGAATATTGGATAGGCTTTAGGGGACAGAATATCGACGGCCGAATTTCGAATGGATTTTTCTCTCCGCGAGAACCCATATTCCATGTTGGCCTACACGATGAACTTGTACAGGTGTTTAGGAATGCTATAACAATAGCCAAGGAACAGCATGTTGGTTTTCAACAGATGTTAGCGGGAACTGCCAATATGGTGCAGGGTTATGCTTACGCTTTCAACCGCCACAACAAATTTGCAGATAGAGAGATAATTGATCAGATGAGAAAAGCGAAAGTTATCATGATGGAGCGATTGGCAGATGACATTACACCGATAATGGTAGCTGAAGAAATCAATATGGGATACTCAAGATTCCGACAGGTGTTTAGGAAATTCACAGGCTATGCTCCGCTTCAGTATATTCAAGAAATACGGTTAACGAAAGGCAAACAACTTTTGGCAAACACCAATCTTTCGCTGGCAGACATTGCCTATCAGGTGGGTTATGAGTCGGTAGATTATTTTTCAACTACTTTTCGTAAGAAAAATGGGATTACACCGACAGCTTACCGAAAATCTGTAAGAAGATAA
- a CDS encoding 2-oxoacid:ferredoxin oxidoreductase subunit beta — protein MEYTVNDYKKGKPRWCPGCGDHFFLASLQKAMAESGIPPHETAVISGIGCSGRLSYYVNTYAMQTIHGRAAAIATGVKVANPQLTVWQISGDGDGLAIGGNHFIHALRRNIDINIILLNNRIYGLTKGQYSPTSPRGFVSKSSPYGTIEDPFRPAELCFGARGRFFARTVANDGAHTVATLKATQQHKGASVCEVLQNCMIFNNGTYASIYTREGRAEHAIYLEHGRPMRFGKHKEYGLMQEGFALKVVKLGENGITEQDILVHDAHCEDNTLQLKLAMMDNEHGFPVALGVIRDVAAPTYEDCIYSQIEEVKARKRYHNFTELLETNDIWTVE, from the coding sequence ATGGAATACACAGTCAACGATTATAAGAAGGGAAAACCACGCTGGTGCCCAGGTTGCGGCGACCATTTCTTCTTGGCTTCTCTACAGAAAGCAATGGCCGAATCAGGCATTCCACCTCATGAAACGGCAGTCATTTCGGGCATAGGTTGCAGCGGACGCCTGTCTTACTACGTCAACACCTACGCCATGCAGACTATCCATGGGCGTGCGGCTGCTATTGCAACCGGCGTGAAAGTGGCCAATCCGCAGCTCACAGTGTGGCAGATTTCGGGCGATGGAGACGGACTTGCCATCGGCGGTAACCACTTCATACACGCCTTAAGACGCAATATCGACATCAATATCATACTGCTCAACAACCGCATCTATGGCTTGACGAAAGGCCAGTACTCTCCAACTTCACCGCGAGGCTTTGTCTCTAAGTCGAGTCCCTACGGCACAATAGAAGATCCTTTCCGTCCGGCTGAACTATGTTTCGGCGCACGTGGCCGCTTCTTTGCACGCACTGTGGCCAACGACGGCGCCCATACGGTGGCAACACTCAAGGCAACCCAACAGCATAAAGGGGCTTCGGTATGCGAAGTTTTGCAGAACTGCATGATCTTCAACAATGGGACTTATGCCTCAATCTATACACGGGAAGGACGTGCCGAGCATGCCATTTACTTGGAACATGGCCGTCCGATGCGCTTTGGAAAGCACAAAGAATATGGCTTAATGCAAGAAGGCTTCGCACTTAAAGTCGTGAAATTAGGCGAAAACGGCATCACAGAGCAAGACATTCTCGTGCATGATGCCCACTGTGAAGACAACACCTTGCAGCTGAAATTGGCCATGATGGACAATGAGCACGGTTTTCCTGTGGCCTTAGGCGTTATCCGCGACGTTGCCGCCCCTACTTATGAAGACTGCATCTACAGTCAGATTGAAGAGGTGAAAGCCCGAAAAAGGTATCACAATTTCACTGAATTGCTCGAAACAAATGATATCTGGACGGTTGAATAA
- the tsaE gene encoding tRNA (adenosine(37)-N6)-threonylcarbamoyltransferase complex ATPase subunit type 1 TsaE — MEIKINSLDNIHEAAKAFLAGMGTAKVFAFYGKMGAGKTTFIKAICEELGVSDVITSPTFALVNEYTAGNGAAIYHFDFYRIKKLEEVYDMGYEDYFYGGNLCFLEWPELIEEILPEDATKVTITEDADGSRKVVW, encoded by the coding sequence ATGGAAATAAAAATCAATTCATTAGACAACATCCATGAGGCAGCCAAGGCTTTCTTAGCTGGCATGGGAACGGCTAAGGTCTTCGCTTTCTATGGGAAAATGGGGGCCGGAAAGACTACTTTTATCAAGGCTATCTGTGAGGAATTGGGCGTCAGTGACGTCATCACATCACCTACTTTCGCACTCGTCAACGAGTATACGGCAGGCAACGGCGCCGCAATCTATCATTTCGATTTCTATCGAATCAAGAAACTTGAAGAGGTCTACGACATGGGATATGAAGACTATTTCTATGGAGGTAACCTCTGTTTCCTTGAATGGCCCGAGCTCATTGAGGAGATTTTGCCTGAAGATGCCACGAAAGTGACGATAACAGAAGATGCAGACGGCAGCAGGAAAGTAGTGTGGTAA
- a CDS encoding rhamnulokinase encodes MMKQLKSKQVGKQFFAVDLGATSGRTIIGSISTNGADDHTTAKPSIVLEELTRFDNALIPMHGHIYWDLFALYKEIIEGLRLAVQRNYHIESIGIDTWGCDFVCVGADGHLLRNPFSYRDPHTVGKMEAYFEQVMPKEQVYKKTGTQFMNLNSLYQLYAMHKAGDSVLKHADKILFIPDALNYLLTGKMVCEYSIASTSQMLNVYTRDIDTELIESWGLRREQFGKLVQSGTVIGELTEEVQKLTGLSAIPVVAVAEHDTASAVAAVPASNSHFAYLSSGTWSLMGIETQQAIVTQQTFERNFTNEGGVDGTIRFLKNICGMWLYECCRREWKKDTNIDVSHTTLIKEAMEAEGFRSIINPDDQMFASPDSMTAAVQDYCRKHNEPIPETRGQFCRCIYDSLALRYRQVFGWLKEFAPFPIDVLHVIGGGSQNNYLNQFTANSCNATVLAGPQECTAIGNIMLQAKAAGYVKDVWEMRQIIANSISPTRFIPQDAELWETAYEKYLHITGGSKD; translated from the coding sequence ATGATGAAACAACTAAAATCTAAACAAGTAGGCAAACAATTCTTCGCAGTAGACTTGGGTGCAACAAGTGGCAGAACCATTATAGGTTCGATTTCAACCAATGGTGCAGATGACCATACAACAGCAAAGCCTTCCATTGTGTTAGAAGAACTGACCCGTTTTGACAATGCACTGATACCAATGCATGGACACATATATTGGGATTTATTTGCCCTCTATAAAGAAATAATCGAGGGGCTCCGCCTTGCAGTTCAAAGAAACTACCATATAGAGAGCATCGGTATTGACACTTGGGGATGCGACTTTGTGTGCGTTGGTGCAGACGGACATCTGTTGCGCAATCCGTTTTCCTATCGCGACCCGCACACTGTAGGTAAAATGGAAGCGTATTTTGAACAAGTGATGCCGAAAGAACAGGTATACAAAAAAACAGGAACACAGTTCATGAATCTTAATTCATTATACCAACTCTATGCAATGCATAAGGCAGGAGATTCGGTCTTGAAACATGCTGATAAAATCTTGTTCATTCCCGATGCCTTAAACTATCTCCTAACCGGGAAAATGGTCTGTGAATATAGTATCGCCTCCACTTCTCAAATGTTGAATGTGTATACGAGAGATATTGATACAGAACTGATTGAGAGTTGGGGGCTCCGCCGGGAACAATTTGGCAAGTTGGTTCAATCCGGTACTGTCATAGGAGAGTTGACTGAAGAGGTTCAGAAACTAACGGGGTTGAGTGCAATTCCGGTTGTTGCTGTGGCAGAACACGATACAGCAAGTGCTGTAGCTGCCGTCCCTGCATCCAATTCTCATTTTGCTTACCTTAGTTCCGGAACATGGAGTTTGATGGGAATAGAAACACAGCAGGCCATTGTTACCCAACAAACATTTGAGCGTAATTTTACCAATGAAGGTGGAGTAGACGGGACAATTCGTTTTTTGAAGAACATCTGTGGTATGTGGTTATATGAATGTTGCCGTCGTGAATGGAAGAAAGATACAAATATTGACGTCAGTCATACTACACTTATAAAAGAAGCAATGGAAGCAGAAGGGTTTAGAAGTATCATTAACCCTGATGACCAGATGTTTGCCAGTCCGGACTCAATGACAGCAGCTGTCCAAGACTACTGTCGTAAACACAACGAACCTATTCCGGAAACCAGAGGGCAGTTTTGTCGCTGTATATATGATTCTCTTGCATTACGCTACCGGCAGGTGTTTGGTTGGTTAAAGGAATTTGCTCCGTTCCCAATAGATGTTCTCCACGTTATAGGTGGAGGTTCGCAAAACAACTATTTAAATCAATTTACAGCCAATTCGTGCAATGCAACTGTTCTTGCCGGTCCTCAAGAGTGTACTGCCATAGGTAACATCATGCTGCAGGCAAAGGCTGCCGGATACGTCAAAGATGTATGGGAAATGCGACAAATTATTGCAAATAGTATATCGCCGACAAGATTTATTCCGCAGGATGCTGAATTGTGGGAGACCGCTTATGAGAAGTACTTGCATATAACAGGCGGAAGTAAAGATTAA
- the hcp gene encoding hydroxylamine reductase, translated as MTENKMFCFQCQETAKGTGCTIQGVCGKTAETSQWQDLLLSVVRGVGTIDHCLKKAGKESLPAVEDFLTDALFTTITNANFDDNAILRKITDGIVLKKQLADKASEESVSLPDWPEVKWGGDEDDFEAEGKREGVLRTENADLRSLKELTVLGLKGMAAYYEHASRLGEHSSAIIDFMSEALYTITDPDSSMETLLNCVLTTGKYGVDVMALLDKANTEVYGNPELTKVNIGVGKNPGILISGHDLKDIEDLLKQTEGTGIDVYTHGEMLPAHYYPQLKKYKHLVGNYGNAWWKQKEEFETFNGPIVFTTNCIVPPSPKASYKDRVFTTNAAGYPGWKHVEARADGHKDFSEVIALAKTCQAPTEIEHGEIVGGFAHAQVFALADKVVEAVKSGAIRKFVVMSGCDGRMKSRNYYEEFAARLPKDVVILTSGCAKFKYNKLDLGAINGIPRVLDAGQCNDSYSWAVVALKLKEIFGANDINELPIAFNIAWYEQKAVIVLLALLSLGVKNIHIGPTLPAFVSEGVLKVLVENFGLGGITTVDEDMKRMIG; from the coding sequence ATGACAGAAAACAAGATGTTCTGTTTCCAATGCCAGGAAACAGCAAAGGGAACAGGGTGTACAATTCAGGGCGTTTGTGGCAAAACAGCTGAAACCAGCCAATGGCAAGACCTGCTGTTGAGCGTAGTTCGTGGAGTAGGAACCATTGACCATTGTCTTAAGAAGGCTGGAAAAGAAAGTTTGCCTGCTGTAGAAGACTTTCTTACGGATGCCCTCTTTACAACGATTACGAATGCCAATTTCGATGATAATGCCATTCTTCGCAAGATAACCGATGGCATTGTGTTGAAGAAACAATTGGCAGATAAAGCATCAGAAGAAAGTGTTTCACTCCCGGATTGGCCCGAAGTGAAGTGGGGAGGAGATGAAGATGACTTTGAAGCAGAGGGTAAACGCGAGGGCGTTCTGCGCACAGAGAATGCCGATCTGCGTTCTCTGAAGGAACTTACCGTGTTGGGTTTAAAGGGAATGGCAGCCTATTATGAGCATGCTTCACGTCTTGGGGAGCATAGTTCTGCTATCATTGATTTCATGAGTGAAGCACTTTACACAATCACTGACCCTGATTCAAGCATGGAAACACTGCTCAATTGTGTGCTCACAACAGGCAAATACGGTGTTGATGTCATGGCACTGCTCGACAAAGCCAATACAGAAGTCTATGGAAATCCAGAGCTTACGAAGGTCAATATCGGTGTAGGCAAGAACCCTGGCATACTTATCAGCGGTCACGATCTTAAGGATATAGAAGATCTTTTGAAGCAGACCGAGGGCACAGGCATTGATGTTTATACCCACGGTGAAATGCTTCCGGCCCATTACTACCCACAGTTGAAGAAGTATAAGCATCTTGTAGGCAACTACGGTAATGCCTGGTGGAAGCAGAAGGAAGAGTTTGAGACGTTCAACGGCCCTATCGTTTTCACGACCAACTGTATCGTTCCTCCTTCTCCAAAAGCCAGTTATAAGGACCGTGTCTTTACGACTAATGCTGCCGGTTACCCCGGATGGAAACATGTTGAGGCCAGAGCTGACGGACATAAAGACTTCTCTGAGGTGATAGCCTTGGCCAAAACGTGTCAGGCTCCGACTGAAATTGAACACGGAGAAATAGTGGGTGGCTTCGCACATGCACAGGTCTTTGCCCTTGCCGACAAAGTAGTTGAGGCCGTAAAGAGCGGTGCAATCCGTAAGTTTGTAGTCATGAGTGGTTGCGACGGACGTATGAAGAGCCGCAATTATTACGAAGAATTCGCTGCAAGATTACCGAAAGACGTTGTTATCTTGACGAGTGGCTGCGCGAAATTCAAGTATAATAAGCTCGATCTTGGCGCCATAAACGGCATTCCCCGCGTGCTTGATGCAGGCCAATGTAACGATTCTTATTCCTGGGCTGTAGTCGCTTTGAAGCTTAAAGAGATATTCGGAGCCAACGATATCAACGAACTTCCTATTGCTTTCAACATCGCTTGGTATGAGCAGAAAGCTGTTATCGTATTGCTGGCACTGTTGTCTTTAGGCGTGAAGAATATCCACATAGGCCCTACACTGCCTGCATTCGTGTCGGAAGGTGTGCTGAAAGTCCTTGTAGAAAACTTCGGGTTAGGAGGTATCACTACCGTAGATGAAGATATGAAACGCATGATTGGCTAA
- a CDS encoding ParA family protein, translated as MDKQKDKPLYVAFSTQKGGAGKTTLTVLMASYLHYVKGYDVAVIDCDFPQYSIHDMRKRDMDTIMKDDYYKVQAYDLLRQLGKKYYPVVCSRAEDAITSAESLCRGGNMPDVIFFDLPGTINNAEIVNTVSRMDYIFTPIIADRVVMESSIKFATVINEQMVVTGKSAIKGIYLIWNMVDGREKTELYGAYEKVCAEFALPILSTRLPDSKRFRKESETGRRSVFRSTIFPPDKVLVRGSNIDALTDEILSLIHS; from the coding sequence ATGGACAAACAAAAAGACAAACCACTGTATGTTGCTTTCTCCACCCAGAAAGGCGGAGCAGGCAAGACGACGCTCACGGTGCTCATGGCGAGCTACCTGCATTACGTAAAGGGGTATGACGTCGCCGTCATCGACTGCGACTTCCCCCAGTACAGTATCCATGACATGCGCAAACGCGACATGGACACCATCATGAAGGACGACTATTACAAGGTGCAGGCGTATGACCTGCTCAGACAGCTGGGCAAGAAATACTATCCCGTCGTCTGCAGCCGCGCCGAGGACGCCATCACCTCCGCAGAGAGCCTTTGTAGGGGAGGCAATATGCCGGACGTCATCTTCTTCGACCTGCCCGGTACCATCAACAATGCCGAGATCGTCAATACCGTATCTCGGATGGACTATATCTTCACGCCCATCATCGCCGACCGTGTAGTGATGGAAAGCTCCATCAAGTTCGCCACCGTCATCAACGAGCAGATGGTCGTCACGGGCAAATCCGCCATCAAGGGGATTTACCTGATATGGAACATGGTGGACGGGCGCGAAAAGACGGAGCTTTACGGAGCCTACGAAAAGGTGTGCGCGGAGTTCGCCCTGCCCATCCTTTCCACCCGACTTCCCGACAGCAAGCGGTTCAGAAAGGAGTCGGAGACCGGTCGCAGGAGCGTGTTCCGTTCGACGATTTTCCCGCCCGACAAGGTACTTGTCAGGGGCAGCAACATTGATGCCCTGACCGATGAAATCCTTTCTCTCATCCATTCGTAA